DNA sequence from the Sinomonas terrae genome:
CACGGTTCAGCCTGGAACGGGCAAGATCCTCTCGATGGCCCAGAACACGCGCATGCTTCCCGGGCAGGGCTTGAACTTTGTCACAAGCTACAACTTCAATGTCGACAAGACCGACACGCACGGCAACGACCTCGGCGGGGCGGGCGGCATGCAGCCCGGGTCCTCGATGAAGCCGATCACGCTCGCCGCGTGGCTCACCGAGGGGAAGACGACGAACACCTTCGTCGACGCGTCCCGCCGCGTGTATCCGCTCAACTACCCGTGGCGTGATACCTGCAGCAAAGTCACGGGCGCGTACGACGACGCCACCGTCGGCCTCGGCACGGCGCCCGACCTGCAGAACGACGAGCCCGGCTGGTACGAGCCGATGTCCGTTCGCGAAGGCGTCTACCAATCGATCAACACCGCCCTCTTCGCCACTGCCGCAGGCCTGAACGACTTCTGCGACATCCAGCGCGCGGCGGATTCGCTGGGCATGGAGGACGGCGGCGGCCACGGCACGATGATCGACATGTCGACTCTCGGCGACCTGCTCGGCGGCATGAACGTCGCTCCCCTCACGATGGCGAACGCGTACGCGACGTTCGCGAGCAACGGCACGTACTGCGTGCCGATCTCGATCACGAGCGTGACCGATGGCCAGGGCAAGAAGATCGGCGGCCAGGCGCAGTCGTGCCGGCCGAATGCGCTGAGGCCGGACGTGGCCAAGGCAGTCACCAACGTCCTCCAAGACGTCCTCACGAAGGGCTCCGGCTACAACATCAAGGACAACGCGGGGCACACGATCTACCTCGGCGTCCCGGACGCGGCGAAGACCGGCACCGACCAGTACAACAGCGAGACCTGGCTCATCGGCTACACGCGCGGCCTCTCCACGGCGTCGTACTTCGGGGAGGCGCTCCGCGATCCGGCGGACCACCTGGGCCGCAACGTGACGGTCAACGGCAGGTTCTGGCCCGCGATCGACGGCGCGTACATCGCGGGGCCCCAGTGGGCGTACTACATGCAGAAGGTGCTCGGCTTCTACGACCACGGCCCCTTCGATCCCCCGCCACCGAACCTCATCGGCCCACCAGTCCCGGATGTCCCGCAGGGTCACTGACACGGCGATCGACGCGCTGGACGGCAGGCTCACGATGCCCTACGCGACAGTTGCTGTGACGGCGAGGCGAATCGGCGGGCAACCGGCCGACGACGGCGCCTCCCCGAGTATGCTCGGGCTGGTGGGGGCGCAGGAGGTGCTCCGGCGAGCCGAGAAGGAGCATTCCGCATGAGCGAGCAACCGAGCCCTCGTCCGTGGCCTCCGCAGCCGGGCCCTGAGTCTTCCCCCCAGTTGTCGAAGCCAGCCCAGTCGAAGCCAGCCCAGTCGAAGCCAGCCCAGTTGAAGCCGGCGCAGTTCTCCCCTGAAGATGCGGAGAAGTCCCGCCGGTGGCGCCTCACCCTGGGGATCAGCTCGCTCGTCCTCGCGCTGGCTTCCGGCTTCTACGCCTTCACGAACATCGTCGCGGTCGTGAGCGCGACGAGGGCGATTGAGGCCGATGGGGGCTCCGTGCCGCAGAGTGCGATGGCCATGGCGATTGCGATCATCGTGACCTTCGGCGTGCTGGCCCTCGGCTACGCAGTGATCGGGATCTGGAACGTCGTCGCTCGTGGGACCACCTCCGCCGCGCCACTGATCGCGGCGATCGTGGTCTCGGGAATCGCTTTCGTCCTCACCGTGCTCTACATGATCAGCACGGGCTCGATCGGTCTACAGGCGGTCGGCCTCGCGCTCAATGCCCTCATCATCGGGCGGGCGGCGCTGCTTCTAAGAAGGCGCCGCAGGGAGTTGTCTCCCCGCGGCGCCTGAGAACCCCCGCAATCTGGCGAGTCGTTCCTATCCGGTGACGACGATTTCCTCGTTGTCGAAGAGGCCGTCTTCCTCGTCCCAAGCCTTTTCTTCTGGCCCCTCGCGGAAGTCCTCCGAAGGGTCTTCTCGATTCAGACGGCGAACCGTGTTCCGGCGGTCGACATTGACCATGGCCACTCCTTACCTTTGCAGGGTTTGGAAACCGGCCGCGATCGCGGCCGTGCCTTTCAGGAGACCACGGGGCACCCGGATGGTCAACCTCTCGCGAAGCCCCCGTTGTCGCTGCCCATCAGACCTTGCAGCAACAGTAAATATCGATATACCTTTCATGGGGAGCCGACGCATCTGAGCGAGGAGGAGGCACGAATGACGACCACCGAGAACGCACCCGGGGACTCCGAGCTCGTCGACTACCTCACCGCCGTCGGCCGCGGAAGCGTGCGGCTGGATCAGGGTCCCCGACTCCCGCTCGCACCGGGCCACGCGCGGGTACGCGTGGCCTATGTGGGGATCTGCCACTCGGATACCGCCCTCGTCAGGGAGGGCCAGGGTTCCTTCCCCGCACGCCTCGGACACGAGGTTTCGGGCATCATCAGCGAGAGCGATGATCCGGAGCTGCCCGAAGGAGCCAGGGTGGCCGCCTACATCAGCGACGGGTACGCCACCGAGGTCCAGGTGCCATCGGACCGGATCGTCCCGCTTCACTCCGGCTGTTCCCTGGCCGATGCTGCCCTGTCGGAGCCTCTGGCCTGCGCCATCGGCGGCGTCGAGATGCTCGATCTCGCGAGCACACCGCGCGTCGTCCTCGTAGGGGCCGGCTTCATGGGTCTGCTCGCCCTGCGCCTCATGGCGTGCCGCGGCCTCCCCGTGACCGTGATCGAACCTCGGAAGCGGACCCGCGACCTCGCCGTCCGCTGGGG
Encoded proteins:
- a CDS encoding transglycosylase domain-containing protein, which produces MGFASDAAKGLGKLFAFLLVSAVCGVLAAALMAPAAAVTWAATNGSVQFFDSLPSQLTVTPPDQVTKILAADGSPIASLFDENRTSVSLDQMSPNIKDAIVAVEDYRFYEHGGIDTTGILRAIIADFRGDRQGASTLTQQYVSNVLKENVIAQGGSTDVVLNGQKTIGDKLREMKLAIALEQKYTKDQILQGYLNLVFFNNNAYGVEAASEYFFSVHAKDLTLPQAALLAGLVNGPSVYDPTAYPANAISRRNLVLDAMLEHGYINQKQHDDAVKTPLQLKLNPPKQGCAYASQAQYFCDYVLHEVLNDPTYGATPADRLQTVMRSGLTITTTLDPRLQGPAQAQVDATAGANPDKWGTSIVTVQPGTGKILSMAQNTRMLPGQGLNFVTSYNFNVDKTDTHGNDLGGAGGMQPGSSMKPITLAAWLTEGKTTNTFVDASRRVYPLNYPWRDTCSKVTGAYDDATVGLGTAPDLQNDEPGWYEPMSVREGVYQSINTALFATAAGLNDFCDIQRAADSLGMEDGGGHGTMIDMSTLGDLLGGMNVAPLTMANAYATFASNGTYCVPISITSVTDGQGKKIGGQAQSCRPNALRPDVAKAVTNVLQDVLTKGSGYNIKDNAGHTIYLGVPDAAKTGTDQYNSETWLIGYTRGLSTASYFGEALRDPADHLGRNVTVNGRFWPAIDGAYIAGPQWAYYMQKVLGFYDHGPFDPPPPNLIGPPVPDVPQGH
- a CDS encoding DUF6264 family protein, which translates into the protein MSEQPSPRPWPPQPGPESSPQLSKPAQSKPAQSKPAQLKPAQFSPEDAEKSRRWRLTLGISSLVLALASGFYAFTNIVAVVSATRAIEADGGSVPQSAMAMAIAIIVTFGVLALGYAVIGIWNVVARGTTSAAPLIAAIVVSGIAFVLTVLYMISTGSIGLQAVGLALNALIIGRAALLLRRRRRELSPRGA
- a CDS encoding alcohol dehydrogenase catalytic domain-containing protein produces the protein MTTTENAPGDSELVDYLTAVGRGSVRLDQGPRLPLAPGHARVRVAYVGICHSDTALVREGQGSFPARLGHEVSGIISESDDPELPEGARVAAYISDGYATEVQVPSDRIVPLHSGCSLADAALSEPLACAIGGVEMLDLASTPRVVLVGAGFMGLLALRLMACRGLPVTVIEPRKRTRDLAVRWGAESVLAPDEVPESMIANNSLVVEATGSAAGLELASGLVEIAGTLGILGYHQSGKGLRSVDMESWNYRALRVLSLHHRNPADVMRWMDRAQRLSANRIVVPSELVDRHVPLTELPELFMNGEEGDTIKSLLDLTSENA